From the genome of Haloterrigena sp. KLK7, one region includes:
- a CDS encoding glutamate--tRNA ligase, translating to MNDELRERIEREAEKHALLNAVKHESDADVGAIMGPLMGDNPDFREHGDEIPGIAGGVVGRVNDLDYEEKRERLEDLAPEELAEIEAEEEEDEHDLPDLPNAEEYDEIRMRVAPNPNGPWHVGHARMPAVIGTYKERYDGWFCVRFDDTDPETKRPDLEAYDAILEDLDYLGFEPDATYRASDRLETYYEHARELIELGGAYTCSCSGEEFSELKNSGEPCPHREKDAETVREEFEAMVDGEYSSGEMVLRIKTDIEHKNPALRDWVGFRMIDTPHPREAASEYRCWPMLDFQSGVDDHLLEISHIIRGIDLQDSAKRQQFVYDYFGWDYPEVVHWGHVQIDAYDVKMSTSTIAELIEEGELDGWDDPRAPTLKSLRRRGIRGEAIVEAMAGLGTSTSDVDLAMSSIYANNRDLIDEETDRRFFVREGNQLPISGDPPAEANPPLHPNHEERGVREIPVSDSVMLEPEDVPEDGERIWLKGLGCFRYAEGALEYTADDIDVVREGAVDVVHWAPASESVDVRMRTPDGDVRGHAEPGVGDLAPDEMVQFERVGFARIDSVAPRATDDSSGRSPRDRHDDEEDETVVYYAHP from the coding sequence ATGAACGACGAGTTGCGCGAGCGCATCGAGCGCGAGGCCGAGAAGCACGCGCTGTTGAACGCCGTCAAACACGAGAGCGACGCCGATGTCGGCGCGATCATGGGGCCGCTGATGGGCGACAACCCCGACTTCCGCGAGCACGGCGACGAGATCCCGGGCATCGCCGGCGGCGTCGTCGGCCGGGTCAACGACCTCGACTACGAGGAGAAACGCGAGCGCCTCGAGGACCTCGCCCCCGAGGAACTCGCCGAGATCGAGGCCGAAGAGGAGGAAGACGAGCACGACCTCCCGGACCTACCCAACGCCGAGGAGTACGACGAGATCCGGATGCGCGTCGCGCCCAACCCTAACGGGCCGTGGCACGTCGGCCACGCCCGGATGCCCGCCGTCATCGGCACGTACAAGGAACGGTACGACGGCTGGTTCTGCGTCCGATTCGACGACACCGACCCCGAGACGAAGCGACCCGATCTGGAGGCCTACGACGCCATCCTCGAGGACCTCGACTACCTCGGCTTCGAACCCGACGCGACCTACAGAGCCAGCGACCGCCTCGAGACCTACTACGAGCACGCCCGCGAACTGATCGAACTCGGCGGGGCCTACACCTGCTCGTGTTCGGGCGAGGAGTTCTCGGAGCTGAAGAACAGCGGCGAGCCGTGTCCCCACCGCGAGAAGGACGCCGAGACGGTCCGCGAGGAGTTCGAAGCCATGGTCGACGGCGAGTACAGCAGCGGCGAGATGGTCCTGCGGATCAAGACCGACATCGAGCACAAGAACCCCGCGCTCCGGGACTGGGTCGGGTTCCGGATGATCGACACCCCCCATCCCCGCGAGGCGGCCAGCGAGTACCGCTGCTGGCCCATGCTCGACTTCCAGTCGGGAGTCGACGACCACCTCCTCGAGATCAGCCACATCATCCGCGGGATCGACCTGCAGGACTCCGCGAAGCGCCAGCAGTTCGTCTACGACTACTTCGGATGGGACTATCCTGAAGTCGTCCACTGGGGCCACGTCCAGATCGACGCCTACGACGTGAAGATGAGCACGTCGACCATCGCCGAACTGATCGAGGAGGGCGAACTCGACGGCTGGGACGACCCGCGCGCGCCGACGCTCAAGAGCCTCCGCCGCCGGGGCATCCGCGGCGAGGCCATCGTCGAGGCGATGGCCGGGCTCGGCACCTCGACCAGCGACGTCGACCTCGCGATGAGTTCGATCTACGCGAACAACCGCGACCTGATCGACGAGGAGACCGACCGTCGCTTCTTCGTCCGCGAGGGCAACCAGCTGCCCATCTCCGGCGATCCGCCCGCGGAGGCGAACCCGCCGCTCCACCCCAACCACGAGGAGCGCGGTGTCCGCGAGATTCCCGTCAGCGACTCCGTGATGCTCGAGCCCGAGGACGTCCCCGAAGACGGCGAGCGGATCTGGCTCAAGGGACTGGGCTGTTTCCGGTACGCCGAGGGCGCGCTCGAGTACACGGCCGACGATATCGACGTGGTCCGCGAAGGCGCGGTCGACGTCGTCCACTGGGCCCCGGCGAGCGAGAGCGTCGACGTTCGGATGCGTACGCCCGACGGCGACGTTCGCGGCCACGCCGAGCCCGGCGTCGGCGACCTCGCACCCGACGAGATGGTGCAGTTCGAACGGGTCGGGTTCGCGAGGATTGACAGCGTGGCGCCACGCGCCACGGATGATTCGAGCGGACGAAGTCCGCGAGACCGTCACGACGATGAAGAAGACGAGACCGTCGTCTACTACGCGCATCCCTAG
- a CDS encoding zinc ribbon domain-containing protein: MSMFERLGEKVERFKQEAVAARDDSAAYRCRDCETRFHSEQETCPECGSSELERVSEATESDVETSARTEPETGTETETGTETETETQ, encoded by the coding sequence ATGAGCATGTTCGAACGGCTCGGCGAGAAAGTCGAGCGCTTCAAGCAGGAGGCGGTGGCCGCACGCGACGACAGCGCTGCCTACCGCTGTCGCGACTGCGAGACCCGATTCCACAGCGAGCAAGAGACGTGTCCGGAGTGTGGCAGCAGCGAACTCGAGCGCGTCTCCGAGGCGACCGAATCGGACGTGGAGACGAGCGCCCGAACGGAGCCGGAAACGGGTACAGAGACGGAAACAGGAACCGAAACGGAGACAGAGACGCAGTAA
- a CDS encoding DUF456 domain-containing protein: MVDAVTIIAVALLVGGVVGTVAPLVPGGLLSLSGLGLYWWGSGFSEPGTLTVAVLALLAVMTIVAELFGGSIAAKAGGASWTTTTIATVVAIVLMIVTGPLGLLAGLFGTVFVVEFVQGGDAGGSVRSAAYATGGMLASTAIQVLLTLTILLGFLVALFVF; encoded by the coding sequence ATGGTCGATGCAGTCACGATCATCGCGGTCGCCCTGCTCGTCGGCGGCGTCGTCGGAACGGTCGCCCCGCTGGTCCCCGGCGGGCTGCTCTCGCTGTCGGGACTCGGGCTCTACTGGTGGGGCTCCGGCTTCAGCGAGCCCGGGACCCTCACGGTCGCCGTCCTCGCGCTCCTCGCCGTCATGACGATCGTCGCGGAACTGTTCGGCGGCTCGATCGCCGCCAAGGCGGGCGGGGCCTCGTGGACCACTACCACGATCGCCACCGTCGTCGCCATCGTCCTCATGATCGTCACCGGGCCGCTGGGGCTGCTCGCCGGGCTGTTCGGGACCGTCTTCGTCGTCGAGTTCGTTCAAGGTGGCGACGCCGGCGGCAGCGTCCGATCGGCGGCGTACGCGACCGGCGGGATGCTCGCGTCGACGGCGATTCAGGTGCTGTTGACCCTCACGATCCTCCTGGGATTCCTCGTCGCGCTCTTCGTGTTCTGA